A stretch of the Archangium violaceum genome encodes the following:
- a CDS encoding RCC1 domain-containing protein: MATATGSDHSLLLHYDGTVWASGQNYHGQLGDGTRSNRTMPVRVQGLDGVIAVAAASSHSMALRYDGTVWSWGRNDYGELGDGTRNIRISPVQVAGLHEVVAIAAGGSQSLALRANGTVWAWGDIFVRDTGPDGHQGTIQTTPVQVQGLNSVLAIAVGGSHRLALRSDGTVWAWGNNHSGQLGDGTLNGSATPVQVQGLAGVVGIEAGYAHSLALRPDGTVWAWGDNSYGQLGDGTTTRRTPPVLVQGLSDVISIAAGGFQSLALRSDGTLWTWGNNSDGQLGDGTTTRRTSPVQMQGVSEVAAIDTGAAYSLLVRSDGTVWTCGSNSDGQFGHGPSLYSTVPLRSLLY; the protein is encoded by the coding sequence ATGGCAACAGCCACGGGCTCCGACCATTCCCTCCTCCTTCATTACGACGGAACCGTCTGGGCCTCGGGCCAGAACTACCACGGCCAGTTGGGCGATGGCACTCGAAGCAATCGAACCATGCCGGTGCGGGTGCAGGGGCTCGACGGAGTGATTGCCGTGGCCGCCGCTTCCTCCCATTCGATGGCGCTGCGCTACGACGGAACTGTCTGGTCTTGGGGTCGAAACGACTATGGTGAGCTTGGTGATGGCACCAGGAACATCCGCATCTCTCCCGTACAGGTGGCGGGCTTGCATGAAGTCGTGGCCATTGCCGCAGGCGGTTCTCAGTCGTTGGCATTACGCGCCAATGGCACCGTTTGGGCTTGGGGTGATATCTTTGTTCGCGATACCGGGCCAGATGGCCATCAGGGCACCATTCAAACCACGCCCGTGCAGGTGCAAGGGCTCAATAGCGTCCTGGCCATTGCCGTGGGAGGTTCCCACAGACTGGCACTGCGCTCCGACGGCACCGTGTGGGCCTGGGGCAACAATCACTCTGGTCAGTTGGGAGATGGAACCCTGAATGGCAGTGCCACGCCCGTGCAGGTGCAAGGTCTCGCTGGGGTTGTGGGCATCGAAGCGGGCTATGCCCACTCGCTGGCATTGCGCCCAGACGGCACCGTGTGGGCCTGGGGCGACAACTCCTACGGTCAGTTGGGAGATGGAACCACGACGAGACGCACTCCGCCAGTACTGGTACAAGGGCTGAGTGACGTCATATCCATCGCTGCGGGAGGTTTTCAGTCGTTGGCACTGCGCTCCGACGGAACCCTGTGGACCTGGGGCAACAACTCCGACGGCCAGCTGGGAGATGGAACCACAACGAGGCGCACTTCGCCGGTGCAAATGCAAGGCGTGAGTGAGGTGGCGGCCATCGACACGGGCGCTGCCTACTCGCTGCTGGTGCGCTCCGACGGTACGGTGTGGACCTGTGGCTCCAATTCCGACGGACAGTTCGGTCATGGACCCAGCTTGTACTCAACCGTACCACTCCGCTCCTTGCTTTACTGA
- a CDS encoding transposase — translation MHSANGALEFIDELLGRVEKEVCEVAAVRFDAGFPEEKLLAKLEERGTPYVARVRNTSVLQREAALPRFMNSGVPQGSRAPTCTNGSTRRRAGAVRGAWCW, via the coding sequence GTGCACAGCGCCAATGGAGCGCTGGAATTCATCGACGAGTTGCTGGGGCGAGTGGAGAAGGAGGTGTGTGAGGTGGCGGCGGTGCGCTTCGACGCGGGCTTTCCCGAGGAGAAGCTGCTGGCGAAGCTGGAGGAGCGAGGCACGCCCTACGTGGCGCGCGTGCGCAACACCAGCGTGTTGCAGCGGGAGGCGGCGCTGCCGCGCTTCATGAATTCGGGAGTGCCGCAGGGGAGCCGGGCACCCACCTGTACGAATGGGAGTACCAGGCGCAGGGCTGGAGCCGTGCGCGGCGCGTGGTGTTGGTAG
- a CDS encoding transposase → MGEILNDFGLEFNGSVKLEARAERLTSEAGAVLLREVDERLGLTRWLGEMLTDTRDEKRITHSLRELVRTDLLLLGQGWRDHDDADALRRDAALRLAVSDSKSSVPLRGKEGGAEGLASQPTLSRLTAMLAREENRKVLHEALVWQTGRRLRRSSPRARSSSR, encoded by the coding sequence ATGGGTGAAATCCTCAACGACTTCGGGCTGGAGTTCAACGGCTCCGTGAAGCTGGAGGCGAGGGCGGAGCGGTTGACGTCGGAGGCAGGTGCGGTGCTGCTGAGGGAGGTGGACGAGCGGTTGGGGCTGACGCGCTGGCTGGGGGAGATGTTGACGGACACGCGAGACGAGAAGCGGATAACCCACTCGCTGAGGGAGTTGGTGCGCACGGACCTTCTGCTGTTGGGGCAAGGGTGGAGAGACCACGACGACGCGGACGCGCTCAGGAGGGACGCGGCGTTGAGGTTGGCGGTGTCGGACAGCAAGAGCAGCGTGCCGCTGAGGGGGAAAGAGGGGGGAGCGGAGGGGTTGGCCTCACAGCCCACCTTGTCGCGGCTGACGGCCATGTTGGCGCGAGAGGAAAACCGGAAGGTGCTGCACGAGGCGCTGGTGTGGCAGACGGGGCGGAGGCTGAGGCGCAGCAGCCCAAGGGCCAGAAGCTCAAGCAGGTGA
- a CDS encoding zinc-binding dehydrogenase encodes MGGAAARDNLSGRPVLSTAAREGRARGPRFSSVRNTSAAARASWPWRLGMHGGGWAAPVPGAGAFTGFELNGQGSGTPHRLTTPACIKPVIDLSFPLEGIADAFRRQESGRHFGKICLEW; translated from the coding sequence ATGGGAGGTGCGGCCGCCCGCGATAATTTATCTGGGAGGCCAGTCTTGTCCACTGCTGCTCGAGAGGGGAGGGCGCGTGGCCCTCGTTTCTCTTCTGTTCGCAATACCTCGGCCGCTGCGCGCGCTTCATGGCCCTGGCGCCTCGGAATGCACGGGGGCGGATGGGCAGCGCCCGTTCCGGGGGCCGGGGCATTCACCGGGTTTGAGTTGAATGGCCAGGGGAGCGGTACGCCGCACCGCCTGACGACTCCAGCCTGCATCAAGCCGGTGATCGACTTGAGCTTCCCGCTTGAAGGCATTGCCGACGCCTTCCGCCGCCAGGAGTCGGGTCGCCACTTCGGCAAGATCTGCCTCGAATGGTGA
- a CDS encoding TIGR02270 family protein produces the protein MASVMMDVYEEHLDEATFLWSRWEHSLVAPEFNLEGSAELEKRLLAHLDGLVLGGELVAEALLKPALESGEAPRQSAALWSLLAEPGLLEPAEVTELLRAAPQDSLAALGRALELNEREEVGTALRPLLKDGSASHQALALEVLAFQGKLPPATCVELLSHPDEQVVVAALRGLRPLTQELLSRELPRLLADGRPRVREAAIATGAISGSRAAWEACRKAVEGRGEVGRDTLLLLALAGKEQDIELLVARALSNGADGSALFALGFSGQVKAMETCLELMEKKPMAALAGEAFSAMTGLELAASYVMQEQEEESLPPLEEDLERDLGPKPEDALPVPDREAVTAWWSQARKNFNREWRYMRGVAFSVDGLLGELERGPMRRRHAHALELAVRSQGTCLIQTRAFTKQQYAGLARARATQTHLNASMFSRTLGG, from the coding sequence ATGGCTTCAGTGATGATGGACGTCTACGAGGAGCACCTCGACGAGGCGACCTTCTTGTGGTCGCGGTGGGAGCACTCTCTGGTGGCGCCGGAGTTCAACCTTGAAGGATCGGCCGAGTTGGAAAAACGGCTGTTGGCTCATCTAGATGGGCTGGTGCTCGGGGGCGAGCTCGTGGCCGAGGCGCTCTTGAAGCCGGCGTTGGAATCAGGGGAAGCGCCGCGCCAGTCCGCCGCCCTCTGGTCCCTGCTGGCCGAGCCGGGGCTGCTAGAGCCCGCCGAGGTAACGGAGTTGCTGCGGGCGGCCCCCCAGGACTCGCTCGCCGCCCTGGGACGGGCGCTGGAACTGAACGAGCGCGAGGAGGTCGGCACGGCACTGCGTCCGCTGCTGAAGGACGGGAGTGCCTCGCACCAGGCGCTGGCTCTTGAGGTTCTCGCCTTCCAGGGGAAGTTGCCTCCAGCAACGTGCGTGGAACTCCTCTCCCACCCAGACGAACAGGTCGTGGTGGCAGCGCTTCGGGGCCTGCGGCCCTTGACTCAAGAACTGCTCTCCCGGGAACTCCCCCGGCTGTTGGCGGATGGACGGCCCAGGGTCCGGGAGGCAGCCATCGCGACGGGGGCGATCTCGGGCTCGCGGGCAGCCTGGGAGGCGTGCCGCAAGGCCGTGGAAGGACGCGGAGAGGTCGGCCGGGACACGCTGCTGCTGCTAGCGCTCGCTGGGAAGGAGCAGGACATCGAGCTTCTGGTCGCACGGGCCCTGTCCAACGGAGCCGACGGAAGTGCGCTCTTCGCACTGGGGTTCAGCGGCCAGGTAAAGGCCATGGAGACGTGTCTGGAACTGATGGAGAAGAAGCCCATGGCAGCCCTGGCTGGCGAGGCCTTCAGCGCCATGACCGGGCTAGAGCTAGCGGCATCGTACGTGATGCAGGAGCAGGAGGAGGAGTCACTTCCGCCCCTGGAGGAGGATCTGGAGCGCGACCTTGGGCCCAAGCCAGAGGATGCCCTACCGGTGCCGGACCGCGAGGCAGTAACCGCCTGGTGGTCGCAGGCCCGGAAGAACTTCAACCGGGAGTGGCGCTACATGCGCGGGGTGGCGTTCAGCGTCGACGGCTTGCTGGGGGAACTCGAGCGGGGACCCATGCGGCGTCGGCACGCGCACGCTCTGGAACTGGCCGTCCGAAGCCAAGGCACCTGCCTCATCCAGACGCGCGCCTTTACCAAGCAGCAGTACGCGGGATTGGCAAGAGCCCGGGCCACCCAGACGCATCTGAATGCCTCCATGTTCTCGCGAACTCTCGGCGGCTGA
- a CDS encoding DUF2169 family type VI secretion system accessory protein: MLQVKNQTPFNTHLFLFPDEQGVDTAYVVVKATFELWAGTLAIAREQRPVIMADEYWGEPGQSSVKYASEAHLMKPGTDVVLVGEAHSPRPVDSCFVALQVGALRKGIQVFGDRTWQGGVLSPRISSPMPFRTMPLVYERAFGGKHEVDPKQGKVLFDSRNPVGKGFRGKRSASDMVGVPLPNLEDPQHLIGSISDAPAPAGVGCIAPGWEPRRSLAGTYDETWQTRRAPYLPLDFKQQFFQVASPGLHSHNPLVGGEPVKLVNLSPMGVLQFQLPVCSFHVRVLLDRAEEKPALRLETVLLEPLDSRVCMTWRGALHCDKRVLKVREVHIQLEKLKGA; the protein is encoded by the coding sequence GTGCTTCAGGTCAAGAACCAGACTCCCTTCAACACCCATCTCTTCCTCTTCCCCGACGAGCAGGGCGTGGACACGGCGTACGTCGTGGTGAAGGCCACGTTTGAACTGTGGGCCGGGACGCTAGCCATCGCGCGGGAGCAACGCCCCGTGATAATGGCAGACGAGTACTGGGGCGAGCCTGGGCAGTCAAGCGTGAAGTACGCGAGCGAGGCCCATCTGATGAAGCCCGGAACGGACGTCGTGCTGGTGGGCGAGGCCCACTCGCCGCGCCCGGTTGACTCCTGCTTCGTGGCCCTGCAGGTGGGCGCCCTGCGCAAGGGCATCCAAGTCTTCGGAGACCGGACCTGGCAGGGCGGAGTGCTCTCGCCGCGGATATCCTCGCCCATGCCATTCCGGACCATGCCACTCGTCTATGAGCGTGCCTTCGGCGGCAAGCACGAGGTCGACCCGAAGCAGGGCAAGGTCCTCTTCGACTCCCGCAACCCCGTGGGCAAGGGCTTCCGAGGGAAGCGGAGCGCCTCGGATATGGTAGGCGTGCCCCTGCCGAACCTGGAGGACCCGCAGCACCTGATTGGCAGCATCTCGGATGCTCCAGCCCCCGCCGGGGTCGGATGCATCGCTCCGGGGTGGGAGCCTCGCCGCTCCCTGGCGGGCACCTACGACGAAACCTGGCAGACCCGGCGGGCCCCCTACCTTCCACTTGACTTCAAGCAGCAGTTCTTCCAGGTCGCCTCTCCAGGACTGCACAGCCACAACCCCCTGGTGGGCGGCGAGCCGGTGAAGCTCGTCAACCTCTCACCGATGGGCGTGCTCCAATTCCAGCTGCCCGTGTGTTCATTCCACGTCCGCGTCCTACTGGACCGCGCCGAGGAAAAACCCGCCCTGCGGCTGGAAACGGTGCTGCTCGAACCGTTAGATTCCCGGGTGTGCATGACGTGGCGTGGAGCCTTACATTGTGACAAGCGCGTCCTGAAGGTGCGCGAGGTCCACATCCAGCTCGAGAAGCTCAAAGGAGCCTAA
- a CDS encoding DUF4150 domain-containing protein has product MSIVLPDVCKTPSPGGPVPIPYPNTAKSSDTSKGPKTVTINGKMPAVKGAQYQTSVGDEAGTAGGGVMSSSTKGPAEFMMYSFDVKFEGKNVCRLGDPLFHNKKNTMG; this is encoded by the coding sequence ATGAGCATCGTTCTGCCGGATGTCTGCAAGACGCCCTCCCCCGGAGGGCCGGTCCCCATTCCCTACCCCAATACGGCGAAGTCTTCAGACACGTCAAAAGGACCGAAGACGGTCACCATCAACGGCAAAATGCCCGCGGTGAAGGGCGCCCAATATCAGACATCCGTGGGCGATGAGGCGGGCACGGCCGGCGGTGGAGTGATGAGCAGTTCCACCAAGGGACCCGCGGAGTTCATGATGTACTCCTTCGACGTCAAGTTCGAAGGCAAGAATGTGTGTCGGCTGGGAGATCCGCTTTTCCATAACAAGAAGAACACGATGGGCTAG
- a CDS encoding transposase domain-containing protein, translating to MYTLVATCVLAGVDPQAYLTDVLEKLSRGWPRRRLEELLPPMWKASREAAAQAPSVSPATT from the coding sequence GTGTACACGCTGGTGGCCACCTGCGTGCTGGCGGGCGTGGACCCGCAGGCGTACCTGACCGACGTGCTGGAGAAGCTCTCCCGGGGCTGGCCGCGGCGCCGGCTCGAGGAACTGCTGCCGCCCATGTGGAAGGCGTCGCGCGAAGCCGCCGCTCAGGCTCCCTCTGTCTCGCCCGCGACCACCTGA
- a CDS encoding IS66 family transposase zinc-finger binding domain-containing protein, translating to MSRVMSGEAPGKKRTDVHGVAALPRGLLAEGQEEQAIELVVGLLTQLVEKNAELELRLLKAMRQRFGRTSEKLSAEQLSLFLTQLGQEDAGAQQAQAATPGAGDAGLAQGAPPASEPPNKESRKKERKGHGRRPLPAHLPREQRVHQPPPEALRCEACGRDKSRCGEEKSETLEWVPGHFKVIEEVRPKYACRPCGDGLVVAPPADRVIEGGCQGRAWWHTCWCPNTKTACRCTG from the coding sequence ATGTCGCGCGTCATGAGCGGTGAGGCCCCCGGCAAGAAGAGGACGGACGTGCACGGGGTGGCGGCGCTGCCGCGGGGGCTGCTGGCCGAGGGCCAGGAGGAGCAGGCCATTGAGCTGGTGGTGGGGCTGCTGACACAACTGGTGGAGAAGAACGCCGAGTTGGAGTTGCGCCTGCTCAAGGCGATGCGCCAGCGCTTTGGCCGCACCAGCGAGAAGCTGTCGGCCGAGCAACTCTCGCTGTTTCTGACACAGCTGGGACAGGAGGACGCCGGTGCTCAGCAGGCGCAGGCGGCGACGCCTGGTGCCGGGGACGCGGGCCTCGCGCAGGGCGCTCCACCCGCGTCCGAGCCGCCGAACAAGGAGTCGCGGAAGAAGGAGCGCAAGGGACACGGACGCCGCCCGCTGCCCGCCCACCTGCCGCGCGAGCAGCGCGTCCACCAGCCCCCGCCCGAGGCGCTGCGGTGTGAGGCGTGCGGGCGGGACAAGTCTCGCTGTGGCGAGGAGAAGAGCGAGACATTGGAGTGGGTGCCCGGCCACTTCAAGGTGATTGAGGAGGTGCGTCCCAAGTACGCCTGCCGGCCATGTGGCGACGGGCTGGTGGTGGCACCTCCCGCCGACAGGGTGATTGAGGGGGGTTGCCAGGGCCGGGCCTGGTGGCACACGTGCTGGTGTCCAAATACAAAAACAGCCTGCCGCTGCACCGGCTGA
- the tnpA gene encoding IS66-like element accessory protein TnpA encodes MGRNAEEVGAPLARAAASSYWSESEARAVLEAYEESGLSVAEFARRHGLGPQRLRWWKKRRREEASPERSFVPVHVAAPPSREERETAAGAASMEVVLARGRRIRVEPGFDADALARLVRALEEAC; translated from the coding sequence ATGGGACGCAACGCGGAAGAAGTGGGAGCACCACTGGCGAGGGCAGCGGCGAGCAGCTACTGGTCGGAGTCCGAAGCACGGGCTGTGCTCGAGGCGTATGAAGAGAGCGGGTTGTCGGTGGCGGAGTTCGCCCGCCGCCATGGGCTTGGGCCGCAGCGGCTGAGGTGGTGGAAGAAGCGGAGGAGAGAGGAGGCGAGCCCGGAGCGCTCCTTCGTCCCGGTGCACGTCGCGGCGCCGCCGTCGAGGGAAGAGCGGGAGACAGCGGCGGGCGCAGCCAGCATGGAGGTAGTGCTGGCCAGGGGCCGACGCATCCGGGTGGAGCCGGGTTTCGACGCGGACGCGCTGGCGAGGTTGGTGAGGGCGCTGGAGGAAGCGTGCTGA
- a CDS encoding glycoside hydrolase family 16 protein, translating into MPSKHSSLARFWWTAALQTGALGCVDDAPSQPLEPRRAELAASNLVSNPSFETGTAGWASWQGTLLRETSTAAPGGSYVARVTRSTGTLYSLDDSPDTVPSAVAGTRYEASASVAAGSSSAVGKPLVIVLRERNASGAIVSVWESEPVSLKTAFQTLSVQATVQQTGDTLDVYLLQDNAVAGDAFLADAVSLQKVSTEPVLLWSDEFDGLAGSLPNPAVWNLETGGMWDHGRTLQQYTARPENCQLDGNGHLRIIARRERYTGEDGVTRDYTSARLQTQGLMERQYGYVEVRLKAPTGKGTWPAAWMMGSTGEWPANGEFDLFEGEGDAPTQAHGTLHAPGLSYGWDSNGGLVDMAPANVGDAWHTFGMFWDSTRVEWYVDRVKRMTYTRGSGETWVFDQPNYVLLNLALGDIGGDPSNTTFPQVLEVDYVRWYAGPPTSP; encoded by the coding sequence ATGCCATCCAAACACTCCTCACTCGCTCGTTTCTGGTGGACCGCCGCGCTCCAGACGGGAGCCCTGGGCTGCGTAGACGACGCGCCCTCGCAGCCGCTCGAGCCGCGGCGAGCGGAGCTCGCGGCGAGCAACCTCGTGAGCAACCCCTCCTTCGAGACCGGCACCGCGGGCTGGGCAAGCTGGCAGGGGACGCTCCTCCGAGAGACCTCGACGGCGGCGCCTGGCGGCAGCTACGTCGCGCGCGTCACGAGGAGCACCGGCACCCTCTACTCGCTGGATGACTCGCCGGACACGGTGCCGAGCGCCGTCGCGGGAACGAGGTATGAGGCCTCCGCCTCGGTTGCGGCCGGCAGCAGCAGCGCCGTCGGCAAGCCCCTGGTGATTGTGCTCCGCGAGCGGAACGCCTCGGGCGCCATCGTGAGCGTCTGGGAGTCCGAGCCCGTGTCCCTGAAGACGGCGTTCCAGACGCTTTCTGTGCAGGCCACGGTGCAGCAGACGGGCGACACGCTGGATGTGTACCTCCTCCAGGACAATGCCGTCGCGGGTGACGCCTTCCTCGCTGACGCGGTGAGCCTACAGAAGGTCTCGACCGAGCCTGTGCTCCTGTGGAGTGACGAGTTCGACGGGCTCGCCGGGAGCCTCCCGAATCCCGCGGTGTGGAACCTCGAGACAGGCGGCATGTGGGACCATGGCCGGACGCTCCAGCAGTACACCGCGCGCCCGGAGAACTGCCAGCTCGATGGCAACGGGCACCTGCGAATCATTGCCCGGCGCGAGCGCTACACGGGCGAGGACGGCGTGACCCGGGACTACACCTCCGCGCGGCTCCAGACCCAGGGCCTGATGGAGCGCCAGTACGGCTACGTCGAGGTGCGGCTCAAGGCCCCCACCGGGAAGGGCACGTGGCCCGCGGCGTGGATGATGGGGAGCACGGGGGAGTGGCCGGCGAACGGCGAGTTCGACCTGTTCGAGGGCGAAGGGGATGCCCCGACGCAGGCGCACGGCACCCTGCACGCACCCGGACTCTCATACGGGTGGGACTCGAACGGGGGACTGGTCGACATGGCGCCCGCGAATGTCGGCGATGCCTGGCACACGTTTGGGATGTTCTGGGACTCGACGCGCGTGGAGTGGTACGTCGACCGCGTCAAGCGCATGACGTACACGCGGGGCTCCGGCGAGACCTGGGTCTTTGATCAGCCGAACTACGTGCTGCTCAACCTCGCGCTCGGCGACATCGGGGGAGATCCCTCGAACACCACGTTCCCGCAGGTGCTCGAGGTGGACTACGTGCGCTGGTACGCGGGTCCACCCACCAGTCCCTGA
- a CDS encoding iron-containing redox enzyme family protein, producing the protein MTTPLEPEPALDSWVNELLAIDDLESLFDSEPTLRVRILNATRNVAHRAFVESEPAALLVAHRTLYRLYEQNVRTPAQEVLVNQFDPTLVQIRRLLERAWERRERSRLTFSQGGLSGPEQFLAAHRRLLAEHRVRAHPLSDYLADEATRAEFGRYVTWSGLLNLRFFDLIALALVGLTSDRMRREIVDNLVDENAAPGTQGHTGLVLASMNSVGYTADPDEVARSMGWEALAGYNVFFLLGLNRRLHFEYLGAMGASEALDPDHNEKVLKGLRRTGLWDTESREYFQVHVELERAHGSGWLDNVTLSAVTAAPEMTAAVLAGAELRLNTCADFYDAMLAKFRSERSATALELLSMTRSSDARETPWRR; encoded by the coding sequence ATGACGACTCCACTTGAGCCAGAGCCAGCGCTTGACTCCTGGGTCAACGAACTGCTCGCGATTGACGATCTGGAGTCGCTGTTCGATAGCGAGCCGACCCTTCGCGTTCGTATCCTCAACGCCACGAGAAACGTGGCTCATCGTGCGTTTGTCGAGTCCGAGCCGGCCGCCCTCCTCGTGGCGCACCGCACGCTGTACCGCCTGTACGAGCAGAATGTCCGGACCCCGGCCCAGGAGGTCCTGGTCAACCAGTTCGACCCGACACTGGTCCAGATACGCCGCCTCCTGGAGCGGGCCTGGGAGCGTCGCGAACGCTCCCGACTGACCTTTTCGCAGGGCGGGCTTTCGGGGCCGGAGCAATTCCTCGCCGCCCACCGCAGGCTGCTCGCCGAGCACCGGGTCCGCGCCCATCCGCTGTCGGATTACCTCGCCGACGAGGCGACCCGCGCCGAGTTCGGCCGGTACGTGACCTGGAGCGGGTTGCTCAACCTGCGCTTCTTCGATCTCATCGCGCTCGCGCTGGTGGGCCTGACCAGCGACCGGATGCGGCGCGAGATCGTCGACAACCTCGTCGACGAGAACGCCGCCCCTGGTACTCAAGGCCACACCGGCCTGGTCCTGGCTTCAATGAACTCCGTCGGGTACACCGCCGATCCGGACGAGGTGGCCCGCAGCATGGGCTGGGAAGCGCTCGCCGGGTATAACGTGTTCTTCCTCCTCGGCCTCAACCGGCGGCTGCATTTCGAGTACCTTGGGGCGATGGGGGCGAGCGAGGCGCTGGACCCCGACCACAACGAAAAGGTTCTCAAGGGCCTCCGACGCACCGGCCTGTGGGACACCGAGAGCCGCGAGTATTTCCAGGTCCACGTCGAGCTCGAGCGCGCACATGGCAGCGGCTGGCTGGACAACGTCACCCTCTCCGCGGTGACCGCCGCGCCGGAGATGACAGCCGCAGTGCTCGCTGGAGCCGAGCTACGGCTCAACACGTGCGCCGACTTTTACGACGCGATGTTGGCGAAGTTCAGGTCTGAGCGCAGCGCGACCGCGCTCGAGCTCTTGTCCATGACCCGTTCTTCTGACGCGCGGGAGACACCATGGCGAAGGTAA
- a CDS encoding pyridoxamine 5'-phosphate oxidase family protein, whose amino-acid sequence MAKVTKALDPKTIEFIAAQPVFFVGTACDGPGGHVNISPKGMRGTLHVANERTIAYLDYVGSGAETVAHLRQNGRIVLMFCAFEGAPRLVRIHGTGAAIAAATPAFASWLDRFPDAPHDGVRAIVLVTVARVSQSCGTGVPLMRYVGERDIIPRWAHNLGSQRLAAYRDRWNRTSIDGLPSFDETFVLSDPASPSRPEPTEG is encoded by the coding sequence ATGGCGAAGGTAACGAAGGCCCTCGACCCAAAGACCATCGAGTTCATCGCCGCCCAACCGGTGTTCTTCGTCGGCACCGCGTGCGACGGTCCAGGGGGCCATGTCAACATCTCCCCCAAAGGCATGCGTGGCACCCTTCATGTGGCGAATGAGCGCACCATCGCCTATCTCGACTACGTCGGCAGCGGCGCCGAGACGGTCGCCCACCTACGACAAAACGGTCGCATAGTCCTGATGTTCTGCGCCTTCGAGGGTGCGCCGAGGCTCGTACGGATCCACGGTACCGGCGCTGCCATCGCCGCAGCCACGCCAGCGTTTGCGTCATGGCTGGACCGTTTCCCCGACGCGCCCCACGACGGCGTGCGCGCCATCGTCCTCGTCACGGTCGCCCGGGTCTCGCAGTCCTGTGGCACCGGCGTACCTCTCATGCGGTACGTCGGAGAGCGCGACATTATCCCCCGTTGGGCCCACAACCTGGGCAGCCAACGCCTGGCCGCCTACCGCGACCGGTGGAACCGGACCAGCATCGACGGGCTGCCCTCCTTCGATGAGACGTTTGTGCTCTCCGACCCTGCCTCTCCCTCGCGACCGGAGCCGACAGAGGGCTGA
- a CDS encoding polysaccharide lyase codes for MNPPARRIPLHVVAIRFALVPLLVVGCGGPEDTGAQELGEATQALGRAWTFENQPLDTYTHADAKLDFGSSTGWDPTSQISVASSGGSKYLRVLLPSATENRGGKFYPQLWTSGEYPAATLRWRMLLEPGWDFYNGDIKMAGTGGGKNYTGGAGDEAQAKCDGWSARFVLSGNPNNKLKAYYYGCDMTGTPSGGILYGTTLGTGCTVTVNEWYTLTISVQANQSGLANGRLRMWVRRDSDGALCTVVSSDTRKFANDTATYPWHENYPRLWNAEFFRGGAGTPPAENHHVRIDDAQWNNSFYAAYPSALSL; via the coding sequence ATGAACCCCCCCGCCCGCCGCATCCCGCTTCACGTGGTTGCCATCCGTTTCGCGCTCGTGCCTCTGCTCGTGGTGGGGTGCGGAGGACCCGAGGACACAGGAGCGCAGGAGTTGGGGGAAGCCACGCAGGCCCTGGGCCGAGCCTGGACCTTCGAGAACCAGCCGCTGGATACGTACACGCACGCTGATGCGAAGTTGGATTTCGGCTCGTCGACGGGCTGGGACCCCACGAGTCAGATCTCCGTCGCCTCCTCGGGAGGAAGCAAGTACCTGCGCGTGCTGCTGCCGAGTGCCACGGAGAACCGGGGCGGGAAGTTCTATCCCCAGCTCTGGACCTCCGGGGAGTACCCCGCCGCGACCCTCCGCTGGAGGATGCTGCTGGAGCCCGGCTGGGATTTCTACAACGGCGACATCAAGATGGCGGGCACGGGCGGAGGGAAGAACTACACCGGGGGCGCCGGTGACGAGGCCCAGGCGAAGTGCGACGGGTGGAGCGCGCGGTTCGTGCTCAGCGGCAATCCCAACAACAAGCTGAAGGCCTACTACTACGGCTGCGACATGACCGGGACGCCGTCCGGCGGAATCCTGTACGGCACCACCCTGGGCACGGGCTGCACCGTCACGGTGAACGAGTGGTACACGCTGACGATCTCGGTCCAGGCGAACCAGAGCGGCCTGGCCAACGGACGGTTGCGGATGTGGGTCCGGCGGGACAGCGACGGCGCCTTGTGCACGGTGGTGAGCTCCGACACGCGGAAGTTCGCCAACGACACGGCCACCTACCCCTGGCACGAGAACTATCCCCGGCTGTGGAACGCGGAGTTCTTCCGGGGCGGCGCCGGCACTCCGCCCGCGGAGAACCACCACGTCCGCATCGACGATGCGCAGTGGAACAACTCCTTCTACGCGGCCTACCCCTCAGCCCTCTCCCTCTGA